A DNA window from Candidatus Zixiibacteriota bacterium contains the following coding sequences:
- the ricT gene encoding regulatory iron-sulfur-containing complex subunit RicT translates to MSDTVETVAPQPAPEPAPAVPQPVYMVEFKGARKEFYRDEYHLPIKVGSPVIVQVERGEDLGRVIQHLSAGDAKRARVKPLPILRVSTAAELEHEKKNRQDEFEARQTCRRMVEERRLEMKVVDAEWQFDRNKMTFYFTADKRVDFRALVKDLAGLFKTRIELRQIGARDEARRVGGVGVCGYEQCCTMFLKEFEPITTQMARDQNLSLNPAKISGNCGRLLCCLRYESGYYREASRLYPEAGLPWETDEGPGTVEGAHILREQVFVRLADGRQAKVPLAEFRRRERKKTSWFE, encoded by the coding sequence ATGTCCGACACCGTCGAAACAGTAGCACCGCAGCCGGCACCCGAACCCGCTCCGGCCGTACCGCAGCCGGTGTACATGGTGGAGTTCAAGGGAGCGCGCAAGGAGTTCTACCGGGATGAATACCATCTGCCGATCAAAGTCGGCAGCCCGGTGATCGTCCAGGTGGAGCGCGGCGAGGATTTGGGCCGCGTGATCCAGCATCTGTCGGCCGGGGACGCCAAGAGAGCACGCGTCAAGCCGCTGCCGATCCTGCGTGTCTCGACCGCTGCGGAACTGGAGCACGAGAAGAAGAACCGGCAGGATGAGTTCGAGGCGCGGCAAACCTGCCGTCGCATGGTGGAGGAACGGCGGCTGGAGATGAAGGTCGTCGATGCCGAGTGGCAGTTTGACCGCAACAAGATGACGTTCTACTTCACCGCCGACAAGCGGGTCGACTTCCGCGCCCTCGTCAAGGACCTGGCCGGACTGTTCAAGACCCGCATCGAATTGCGCCAGATCGGCGCGCGCGACGAAGCCCGCCGCGTCGGTGGCGTCGGCGTCTGCGGCTATGAGCAGTGCTGCACGATGTTCCTGAAGGAGTTCGAGCCGATCACCACGCAGATGGCGCGCGACCAGAATCTGTCGCTCAACCCCGCGAAGATCTCCGGCAACTGCGGACGACTGCTCTGCTGCTTGCGATATGAAAGCGGGTACTACCGGGAGGCCTCGCGTCTGTATCCGGAGGCCGGCCTCCCTTGGGAGACCGACGAAGGCCCGGGCACGGTCGAAGGCGCTCACATCCTGCGCGAGCAGGTATTCGTGCGCCTCGCCGACGGTCGTCAGGCCAAGGTGCCGTTGGCCGAATTCCGTCGCCGCGAACGCAAGAAGACGTCGTGGTTTGAATGA